Below is a window of Gemmatimonadales bacterium DNA.
AATGTCGTTCTTCTGTCGTCGCGTCACCGGGCTCTCCTCTAACTAGCTATGGAAGAGAGTTATGGACGGCGGGGCGGGATGTCAAGTCGAAATCACGTCACCCGATGTTCACCTGATGTTCACCTCCGTGCACGGTAGGACACTCCAGGACACTCCACGCGCCCGCAGACCCGCACGATAGTACGCGCTAATCCCCCTACGCCCCATACGGCACCCAGATATTCTTCACTTGGGTCGCCTGCCGCAGGAACTCCGGCCCCTCTCCCTCCTCCGGATCCCGCCACTCCCGCACCGTCCACTCAGTCCATGTCCGCTTCATGTTTCCGGCACTGAGCTTCTCCGCTTCCGTCGCATCGGCGCGCGTCCCGAAGACCCAGATCGCGTCGACATCGTCGTGCCCGGCCAGCGGCGTCAGCAGTTCCTTCCGGAGCCCGGTGACAATGTTCACCACACCACCCGGCAGATCGCTCGTGTCGAATACCTGATAGAGATCGGTCGCCAGCAGCGGCCCCGTCTCCGACGGCACCACCACCACCCGATTCCCCATCGCAATCGCCGGGAGAATCATCGACAGCAGCGCCAGCAGCGGTCCCTCGTCCGGCGCCACGATCCCGATCACACCGATCGGCTCCGGCATCGCCAGCGTCACGTTGCGCATTGGCGTGTGGTGTACCGCCCCGTCGTACTTGTCGGCCCACGCCGCATACGAGAAGCACCGGCGCACCGCGAGGTCGACGATCTTCGCGCCCGCGATTCCCGTCATCGCCTTGGTCCGCGCCGCAAATTCGTCGCGGCGCGCGGCGAGGTTTTCTCCGATGTAGTAGAGCACTTGCGCGCGGAGATGCGCCGTCGCGCGCGACCACCCCGACGCCGCATGCGCCGCCTCGACCGCGTTCCGGACGTCCTTGCGATTCCCGCGCCCGACTTCCGCGATCACTTTCCCACTGGTGTCGTGCACCGGCAGCGAATATCCCGAGTCGGGGCGTACCTGCTTGCCGCCGATGTAGAGCTTCGGCGTGCGATCGATTTCTGTCATCCCGAGCGCAGCGAGGGACCGCTCCGTCGCGGGCCGATCCCTCCCCTTCGCGTCGCCCGGGGTCGGGATGACAGTACTGATACGTTCCGCACGATCCTTGTGCGCCATTCTCAGATACTCGTACATCCCCTCGCGCCCGCCTTCACGCCCGTACCCGCTCTCGCGGTACCCACCAAACCCGCTCGCGGCATCAAACATGTTGGTGCAGTTCACCCACACCGTCCCCGCCTTGAGTCTCGGCGCCACGTCGAGCGCAGTGTTGAGATTGTCACTCCAGACACTCGCGGCGAGCCCGTAGCGTGTGTTGTTGGCGATCTCCACCGCTTCATCAGGCGTGCGGAACGTCATCAGCACCACAACCGGCCCGAAGATCTCGATCTGCGCCACCGTCGCCGCCGGCGAGACGTTGGTGAAGAGCGTCGGCGGGTAGAACAATCCCTCCTTCGGCACGCTCCACGACGGCTGCCAGCACTTGGCGCCCTCCTCAACGCCCTGCTTCACCAGCGCATCGATCCGCTCCAGCTGCACTGGTGCCACGATCGCGCCGATGTCGACCGACTTGTCGAGCGGCGAACCGGCGCGCAGCGTCTCCATCCGCGCGCGCAATTTCGCCGTCAGTGCGTCCGCCACACTCTCGCTCGCCAGGATCCGTGAACCGGCGCAGCAGACCTGCCCCTGGTTGAACCAGATCGCGTCGACCACACCCTCGACCACCGAATCGAGATCGGCGTCGTCGAAGACGATGAACGGCGATTTCCCGCCGAGTTCGAGTGTGAGCTTCTTGCCGCTCCCAGCCGTCTGCGCCCGGATCGCGCGCCCCACATCGGTCGACCCGGTGAACGCCACCTTGTCGACATCGGCATGTCCCACCAGCGCGGCACCGGTCTTCCCGTCGCCGGTGATGATGTTGACGACGCCCGCAGGAAACCCGATTTCGTCGAGCAGGTCCGCGAAGCAGAGCGCGGTGAGCGGCGTGTATTCCGCGGGCTTGAGGACCACTGTATTCCCTGCTGCTATAGCCGGCGCGATTTTCCACGCCAGCATCAGCAGCGGGAAGTTCCACGGAATGACCTGCCCCACCACGCCGACCGCTTCCATCCCCGGGAATTCACGATCGAGGAGCTGCGCCCATCCCGCGTGGTGATAGAAGTGGCGGGCGACGAGCGGGATGTCGATGTCGCGCGATTCGCGAATCGGCTTGCCGTTGTCGAGCGATTCGACCACCGCAAAGAGTCGCGAATTCCGCTGCATCGCCCGCGCGATGGCATACATCCAGCGAGCACGGCCCGCGCCGCCGAGGGCCTGCCATCCGGGGAGCGCCGCACGCGCGGCGGCGACTGCGGCATCGACGTCGGCGCTGCTTCCCTCTGTGACCTGGGCGAGATCCTTCCCCGTCGCCGGATTGATCACGGTGAAGAGATCGGCGGGAGCAGTCCACACGCCGTTGATGTATTGCCCGAAACGGCGGTCGTGCCCGTCGAGCCACTCGTTGGCGAGCGCCGGCGATTCCGGTGCCGTCCCCCACGCCATCGAGTCGAATGCTTCGCGCACTGTCGTCATGGTCTCATCCCCTCATGCCATCGGGTGCCGGTGCGCCGCACTGTACCGCCCGGTGACATAGTGCTCGAGCTGACGCTCGATGTCGGTGAGGAGTGAACTCGCGCCAAAACGGAAGAGATCGGGCCGCAGCCAGCGATCGCCGAGTTCTTCCTTCATCATCGCAAGCCAGTCGAGCGACTGCTTCGCGGTGCGGATCCCGCCGGCGGGCTTGAATCCCACCAGGAAGCCGGTCCGCTCGCGGTACGCGCGAATCGCGCGGGCCATCACGATCCCCACCGGAAGGATCGCATTGACGCTCTCCTTCCCGGTGCTCGTCTTGATGAAGTCGGCGCCGGCCATCATCGCCACCATCGACGCACGCCCCACATCGCGCAACGTCGAAAGCTCACCGGTGCCAAGGATCGCCTTGAGATGCGCGGCACCGCACGCTTCGCGGAAGGCGCGGATCTCGTCGTAGAGCGCCTGCCAGTCGCCGGTGAGGACGTGCGCGCGGGTGATGACGATGTCGATCTCTTCCGCTCCGTCAGCCACCGATGCCTCGATCTCGGCGAGCCGTGTCTTCATCGGCGAGAGGCCGGCGGGAAATCCGGTGGAGACCGCCGCCACCGGGATTCCGCTTCCCTCAAGTGCCTGCACCGCCGTTTCGACAAAGGCGTGATAGACGCAGACCGCCGCGACGTGGATGCTGTCATCCCCCGACATCCCCATCGCCTCGAGCAGATCTGCACGCACCGGGTGTCTCGCCTTCGCGCACAGCCTGCGCACCCGCCCCGCTGTGTCGTCGCCCTGCAGCGTGGTGAGATCCATCAGCGTCACCGCGCGCAACAGCCACCCTGCCTGCCACGCCGTCTTGATCGACCGTCGCGTCGGAATCGTCGCCGCGCGGCGCTCGACCGCGCTGCGATTGACCCGGACATCGCGCACCCACGCGAGATCGAGCGGCATCCCCGGATTGCGCGGGAGATGGCCGACCGGTGGCGCGCCGTCTGGTTCGGGATAGGTCACCGTGTTGCGCGGCGAGCGCGCCGTGCGGGCTTCCACCGTGGTCATACCGGATGCGCCTCCCATTGGCGCGCGGCGAGAAGTTGTTCACGGCGCGCCTGCAGTTTCGGACTTCGGAAGATCCCGATCAGCGCAGCACCGGCGATGAACCCGCCGATATGCGCCCACACCGCGACGCCGCCGACCGGGTCGACCGCGGCGCTGGCGATCTGCAGCAGCAGCCAGTAGCCGAGCATCACCCACGCCGGAAAGGTCCACTGGAAGATCAGGACGAACCAGACAATGGTGTGCACCCGCACCCTGGGATAGAGGACCACATACGCGCCCATCACGCCGCTGATCGCGCCGCTGGCACCGACCATCGGCGCGGCACTCGACGGATCGGCGAAGATCTGCGCCGCCGCCGCGGCGACGCCGCAGACGAGATAGAAGATCAGGAAGCGGGTGTGCCCCATGAT
It encodes the following:
- a CDS encoding aldehyde dehydrogenase family protein, which translates into the protein MTTVREAFDSMAWGTAPESPALANEWLDGHDRRFGQYINGVWTAPADLFTVINPATGKDLAQVTEGSSADVDAAVAAARAALPGWQALGGAGRARWMYAIARAMQRNSRLFAVVESLDNGKPIRESRDIDIPLVARHFYHHAGWAQLLDREFPGMEAVGVVGQVIPWNFPLLMLAWKIAPAIAAGNTVVLKPAEYTPLTALCFADLLDEIGFPAGVVNIITGDGKTGAALVGHADVDKVAFTGSTDVGRAIRAQTAGSGKKLTLELGGKSPFIVFDDADLDSVVEGVVDAIWFNQGQVCCAGSRILASESVADALTAKLRARMETLRAGSPLDKSVDIGAIVAPVQLERIDALVKQGVEEGAKCWQPSWSVPKEGLFYPPTLFTNVSPAATVAQIEIFGPVVVLMTFRTPDEAVEIANNTRYGLAASVWSDNLNTALDVAPRLKAGTVWVNCTNMFDAASGFGGYRESGYGREGGREGMYEYLRMAHKDRAERISTVIPTPGDAKGRDRPATERSLAALGMTEIDRTPKLYIGGKQVRPDSGYSLPVHDTSGKVIAEVGRGNRKDVRNAVEAAHAASGWSRATAHLRAQVLYYIGENLAARRDEFAARTKAMTGIAGAKIVDLAVRRCFSYAAWADKYDGAVHHTPMRNVTLAMPEPIGVIGIVAPDEGPLLALLSMILPAIAMGNRVVVVPSETGPLLATDLYQVFDTSDLPGGVVNIVTGLRKELLTPLAGHDDVDAIWVFGTRADATEAEKLSAGNMKRTWTEWTVREWRDPEEGEGPEFLRQATQVKNIWVPYGA
- a CDS encoding rhomboid family intramembrane serine protease, producing the protein MFPYRDDNPTILTPYLTVALIAANLAIWIVFQGMGNEQRLAQTVCELGLIPGDITHHLPIGYSFDVGGGATCRVMGGTSWYTIFTSMFLHGGWFHVLGNMWFLWLFGNNIEDIMGHTRFLIFYLVCGVAAAAAQIFADPSSAAPMVGASGAISGVMGAYVVLYPRVRVHTIVWFVLIFQWTFPAWVMLGYWLLLQIASAAVDPVGGVAVWAHIGGFIAGAALIGIFRSPKLQARREQLLAARQWEAHPV
- the deoC gene encoding deoxyribose-phosphate aldolase → MTTVEARTARSPRNTVTYPEPDGAPPVGHLPRNPGMPLDLAWVRDVRVNRSAVERRAATIPTRRSIKTAWQAGWLLRAVTLMDLTTLQGDDTAGRVRRLCAKARHPVRADLLEAMGMSGDDSIHVAAVCVYHAFVETAVQALEGSGIPVAAVSTGFPAGLSPMKTRLAEIEASVADGAEEIDIVITRAHVLTGDWQALYDEIRAFREACGAAHLKAILGTGELSTLRDVGRASMVAMMAGADFIKTSTGKESVNAILPVGIVMARAIRAYRERTGFLVGFKPAGGIRTAKQSLDWLAMMKEELGDRWLRPDLFRFGASSLLTDIERQLEHYVTGRYSAAHRHPMA